Below is a window of Impatiens glandulifera chromosome 2, dImpGla2.1, whole genome shotgun sequence DNA.
TTTCAATCACTTCCATGCATCTGGCTGTTGGAATTAaatggtttaattaataaattaaagtttaataattgggaTAACTACCCACTAATTAGTAATAACTACCCATTTGGAATAACTACCCACTAACTAGTAACTACCCATTAAGGTCTCTTTGATGGAAAGAGAGGGATTATAAATATAGTGTTAAGGTCCCTAAGGCCATTATCTCATCTAAGAAAAACACCATCGATAAGAGATAAATCGGTTTTAGAAGATCGAAACTTTAAAGTATCAAGAAGAATGGCTGGAggtaagtttaaattatttttccgcATTAGATCTAAATAAAAGAGTTGTTAGAtcattaagtatataaatttacatttggtatcagagccttaaAAACTTCTGCCTTCTTTGTTAAtgaaacttatttataatatttctgCACTAATTCAAGAAAGTTTcgttcatttaattattatggtTGATTCacgttatttataatttgagtatattttataaatgttattgtGAATTAAAATGTCAAATGATTCGATTGATTTAGCTAATTAAAGAATAGCCACAGCATCTTTAGTTAGGctgaaaaataattgtttggaatcatattaacattattgtaattaatttcattaatataatagattttatCCCACGAGAATTTCTATTATTTGTATGTGATTAATTGGGATGAAATatcatgttatatatttttttaattacccACAGGAGTTAAGAAAATGAATGATTTGATAGTTTTATCATAAGGTTATGAATGTATCTGACTGAATTGAATCTTTAGCCCACAGGCAAGTTTTATGTCattagatatattttaatttaagcatGATTTACATtggtaaacatgattttgtttatttgccTCAACTTATTTTAAACATGTATAATTGAATTTTACAGTTATGATACCTGGTACTGTTACTGATATCAAGTGTGAGATTCCCGAACTTGTGGGTGATAATTATAAGATCTGGAAAGAAAGGATTTTGCTTCATTTGGGATGTTTAGACATTGATGATGCTATAAGGAAAGATGAGCCAATCATTGATGATGAGAGTACTACGGATGATTTACTTCTTCATGAACGATGGGATCGATCTAATCGTCTCAGTATGATGTTCATAAAGAGTAAAATATCTGAGAGTATTCGTGGCTCAATTGAAGAGCATAAAAATGTCAAAGCATTACTGAAAGGAGTTGATGAACAGTTTGCAACTTCTGATAAAGCTCTTGCCAGTACTCTTATAATCAAGTTCACAACCACGAGGCTCACTACTATGAGGGGTGTGCGTGAGCATATCATGAAGCTACGGGACATTGCGGCTCAACTAAAAAGACTTGAGGTTGATATGTCAGAGTCTTTCCTGGTGCACTACATACTAGCGACCCTTCCATCTGCGTACGGAGCCTTTAAAGTCTCCTACAACACACATAAGGAGAAATGGTCAATTAATGAACTTATGACCATGTGTGTTCAGGAAGAGAATAGGTTGTGAATGGATTTGGGTGAGAGTGCATTTACAGTTACACATGGAAAAGACCAGAAATCTCATAAGccaaaagggaaaggaaaatTATCGGCAACCGGAGGGATTAAGAAAGACCCAAAGGATATAAGGTGTTTCTTTTGTAATAAGAGAGGACACGTTAAAAAGGATTGCCTAAAGTATCCGATATGGCTTGAGAAGAAAGGTAATTTAATCTCTTTTGTCTGTTATGAATCTAATatggttgatattaattataacaCATGGTGGATTGATTCTGGTTCTACAATCCATGTTTCTAATACCTTACAGGGTATGCGAAACCTAAGGAAGCCAACACCAAATGAAGAACGCATCTATTCCGGAAATGGGATGCAATCACGTGTGGAGGCTGTTGGAacatgttatttaattttaagtagtggttttaatttgtgtttagaAAAGACCTTTTATGTTCCTAACTTTACTAggaatttaatttctatttcaaAGCTTGTACCTTTGGGATACTCTTTCAACTTTTATGGAATGTCGTTTGCTTTATTCTATAAATCTAGTAATGTTGGAAATGGTACACTGTTGAATGgtcttttttctattaatttacaaaatgacGCTGCTTATAATACTTTACATGATCAATCTGGTGTAAAACGTTGTGTTATAAATGAAGATTCCTCTACTTTATGGCACCGTAGATTGGGACACATTTCTATTGATAGAATTAAAAGATTAGTAAAAGATGGAGTACTTAGTACTTTAGATTTTACTGATTTTAATACATGTGTGGACTGCATTAAGGGAAAGCAGACCAATAAATCCAAGAAAGGTGCTACAAGGAGTACAACCATTTTAGAAATTATCCATTCAGATATTTGTTGTCCTGATATGGATATGATTAGTCCGAAATACTTCATCTCTTTCATTGATGATTACTCACGATATATGTATATCTACTTTCTTCATTCTAAAGATGAAGCTTTAGACGCCTTTAAAGTATTCAAGGCGGAAGTAGAAAAACAATGCGATAAGCAAATTAAGATTGTGAGAACAGACAGAGGTGGAGAATATTATGGTAGATACACTGAGAAGGGACAAGTGGCTGGTCCATTTGCTAAGTTTCTTCAAGAACATGGTATTGTGCCCCAATATACTATGCCTGGTTCTCCGGACCAAAATGGGGTTGCAGAAAGAAGAAACCGGACTTTGATAAACATGGTACGGAGTATGATGAGTAACTCCAATTTTCCAAAGTCATTATGGATTGATGCTCTAAAAACGGCTGTGTATATATTAAATCGAGTTCCAACCAAGGCTGTCCCAAAAACACCATTTGAATTATGGAAAGGTTGGAAACCGAGTTTGCAACATATACGCGTTTGGGGATGTCCGTGTGAAGTAAGAGTTTATAATCCGAAAGAAAAGAAACTAGACCCAAGGACTATTAGTGGATATTTTATTGGATATGCCGAAAGATCTAAGGGTTATAGATTCTATTGTCCTACTCACAGCACTAGAATTGTGGAATCGAGAAATGCAAAATTTCTTGAGAATGACTTGATTAGTGGGAGCGACCGATCCTGGAACACCGTTCCAGATAAAGATCATTATGATGTGCAACCATCATGCCCAAGTGATAGATTGATTGTTGTTAACAATAACCCTCCAGTACAATCGGTTATTGTAAGAACAATTACTGAAAATCCACAAGTTGTTGAAAATGAACCAGTAGATCAAATTTCTCAAGAGTTACCTGAGAGAGTTATGCAACCAGTTGATCAACAAGTTTTACAAAATAATGTTGATCCAACATTAAGAAGATCTACTAGAATAAAGAGATCAACAATATCTGATGATTATATTGTGTATCTACAAGAATCGGATTTTAATGTCGGAGCCGAAAATGATCCTGAAACATTTTCACAAGCTATAAGTTGTGCAGAATCAAAATTCTGGCATGACGCCATGAAGGATGAGATTGATTCTATGACTGTCAATGAAGTCTGGGATCTTGTCGCGTTGTCTGATGGTGTAAAAGCCATTGGATGTAGATGGGTCTTCAAAACAAAGAAAGACTCAATGGGCAACATTGAAAGATATAAAGCAAGACTTGTTGCTAAGGGATTCACTCAAAGGGAAGGAATTGACTACAAGGATACATTTTCTCCTGTATCAAAGAAAGATTCACTTCGCATAATCATGGCATTAGTTGCATATTTTGATTTAGAATTGcaacaaatggatgtgaaaacgGCTTTTCTCAATGGAGAACTAGAGGAAGAGGTATACATGAAACAACCTGAAGGATTTTCCTCTAGTAATGGTGAGCATTTAGTATGCAAGCTTAAGAAATCCATATACGGATTGAAACAAGCTTCCCGTCAATGGTATTTGAAATTCCATGATGTTGTCTCTTCGTTTGGTTTTGTAGAGAATGTTATGGATCATTGTATATACCAAAAGGTCAGTGGGAGCAAGTTTTGTTTCCTTGTtctatatgtggatgatattctACTTGCTGCAAATGACAAGGGTTTGTTATATGAGGTGAAACAATTTCTCTCTAAGAACTTTGATATGAAGGATATGGGTGATGCGTCTTATGTCATTGGCATTAAGATACATAGAGACAGAAAAAGAAGAGTTTTGGGTCTGTCTCAGGAAACCTATATCAATAAGCTTTTAGAAAGATTTCGGATGAAAGATTGTTCACCAAGTATAGCTCCCGTTGTTAAGGGtgataaattttgtttgaaccAATCCCCAAGGAATGATCTCGAAAGAGAACAAATGAAAAACATTTCATATGCTTCTGCTATTGGAAGCCTGATGTATGCTCAAgtttgtacaagaccagacatTGCATTTATTGTTGGGGTATTGGGAAGATATCAAAGTAATCCAGGTTTAGACCACTGGAAAGCTGCAAAGAAAGTGATGAGATACCTTCAAGGAACGAAGGATTACATGCTTACATTTAGACGGACTGATACTCTAGAAGTGGTAGGCTACTCCGATGCAGATTTTGCTGGATGTATTGATTCACGAAAATCAACATCTGGTTATGTTTTTATGATTGCTGGTGGAGCTGTATCTTGGAGGAGTGCAAAGCAGAGATTGATTGCAACCTCCACTATGGAAGCCGAATTTGTATCGTGTTTTGAGGCTACTTCGCATGGTGTATGGATGAAGAGTTTTATTGATGGGCTTA
It encodes the following:
- the LOC124924428 gene encoding uncharacterized protein LOC124924428 codes for the protein MIPGTVTDIKCEIPELVGDNYKIWKERILLHLGCLDIDDAIRKDEPIIDDESTTDDLLLHERWDRSNRLSMMFIKSKISESIRGSIEEHKNVKALLKGVDEQFATSDKALASTLIIKFTTTRLTTMRGVREHIMKLRDIAAQLKRLEVDMSESFLVHYILATLPSAYGAFKVSYNTHKEKWSINELMTMCVQEENRL